The following proteins come from a genomic window of Geminicoccaceae bacterium SCSIO 64248:
- the rplT gene encoding 50S ribosomal protein L20 yields the protein MARVKRGVTAKARHKKVLELASGYRGRNNSCYRIAKEKVEKGLQYAYRDRRNRKRDFRALWIQRINAAARAEGITYGQMMHGLKVAGIEVDRKILSDLAVNDPAGFTGMVKQAQAALAA from the coding sequence ATGGCTCGCGTAAAGCGCGGCGTCACCGCCAAGGCCCGGCACAAGAAGGTGCTGGAGCTGGCGAGCGGCTATCGCGGCCGCAACAACAGCTGCTATCGGATCGCGAAGGAGAAGGTCGAGAAGGGCCTTCAGTACGCCTATCGCGACCGGCGCAACCGCAAGCGCGACTTCCGCGCCCTGTGGATCCAGCGCATCAACGCGGCGGCTCGGGCCGAGGGCATCACCTACGGTCAGATGATGCATGGGTTGAAGGTTGCCGGCATCGAGGTCGACCGCAAGATCCTGTCCGATCTTGCCGTGAACGATCCGGCCGGGTTTACCGGCATGGTCAAGCAGGCCCAGGCTGCCCTGGCCGCCTGA
- the pheS gene encoding phenylalanine--tRNA ligase subunit alpha, whose protein sequence is MDQDLAALEAALAQDIANAADPAALDGVRVAALGKKGRVTELVKSLGTLPPEERREAGAAFNALKERVTEALAARRSALEAAALDARLAAERIDVTLPARPEPSGRIHPVSQVTEEIVAIFSDMGFSVAEGPDVEDDFHNFGALNIPPEHPARQMLDTFYLATAGKDAQPLVLRTHTSPVQIRTMQAGPPPYRIIAPGRTYRCDYDATHAPMFHQVEGLVIDRHTHMGHLKGCLIDFIHAFFEREDIKVRFRPSFFPFTEPSAEVDIGCDRSGGELRIGEGDDWLEILGSGMVHPNVLRAVGLDPEEWQGFAFGMGIDRVTMLKYGIPDLRTFFDADLRWLQHYGFPAQDVPSTAGGLSR, encoded by the coding sequence ATGGATCAGGATCTGGCTGCCCTTGAAGCGGCCCTCGCGCAGGACATCGCCAACGCCGCCGACCCGGCGGCGCTCGACGGTGTTCGCGTCGCGGCGCTCGGCAAGAAGGGCCGCGTGACGGAGCTCGTGAAGTCGCTGGGCACGCTGCCGCCCGAGGAGCGGCGCGAGGCGGGCGCCGCCTTCAACGCCTTGAAGGAGCGCGTCACCGAGGCGCTGGCGGCGCGACGCTCCGCCCTGGAGGCGGCGGCGCTCGATGCCCGTCTGGCGGCCGAGCGGATCGACGTCACCCTGCCGGCGCGTCCCGAGCCGTCCGGGCGCATCCATCCCGTCAGCCAGGTCACCGAGGAGATCGTCGCGATCTTCAGCGACATGGGCTTCTCGGTTGCCGAAGGCCCGGACGTCGAGGACGACTTCCACAATTTCGGCGCGCTCAACATCCCGCCCGAGCACCCGGCGCGCCAGATGCTGGACACGTTCTACCTCGCCACGGCAGGGAAGGACGCGCAGCCGCTCGTCCTGCGCACGCACACCAGCCCCGTGCAGATACGCACAATGCAGGCCGGCCCGCCGCCCTATCGGATCATCGCGCCCGGCCGGACCTATCGCTGCGATTACGACGCGACCCACGCGCCCATGTTCCACCAGGTCGAGGGACTGGTGATCGACCGGCACACCCATATGGGGCATCTCAAGGGCTGCCTGATCGACTTCATCCATGCCTTCTTCGAGCGCGAGGACATCAAGGTCCGCTTCCGTCCGAGCTTCTTCCCGTTCACGGAGCCATCGGCCGAGGTCGATATCGGCTGCGACCGTTCGGGCGGCGAGCTTCGGATCGGCGAGGGCGACGACTGGCTCGAGATCCTGGGCAGCGGCATGGTCCATCCCAACGTGCTCCGCGCCGTCGGGCTCGACCCCGAGGAGTGGCAGGGCTTCGCGTTCGGCATGGGCATCGATCGGGTCACGATGCTGAAATACGGCATCCCGGACCTGCGCACCTTCTTCGATGCCGATCTGCGCTGGCTGCAGCACTACGGATTCCCGGCGCAAGACGTGCCGAGCACGGCGGGTGGCCTGTCCCGATGA
- the pheT gene encoding phenylalanine--tRNA ligase subunit beta, which yields MKFTLPWLREHLETTVPLEALLDRLTMLGLEVEGVDHKGGDLAAFTIAQITGVRQHPNADRLNLCTVDTGAGDMEVVCGAPNVRPGLKVAFAAIGTVIPESGQVLKASKIRGIESQGMICSARELGLGQDHDGIMELADDATIGRPLTDLIGSEGPVIDVSITPNRGDCFSVLGIARELAAAEQGRLVPRETVEPMSGSATDLSIRLDFAPEDAAACPAFAGQVVRGVTNGPSPRWLQDRLGAIGLRPISALVDITNYLTFDVGRPLHVFDADKVEGPLVLRLARPGETLLALDGQTYELDPSMTVIADDTGPVSLAGVMGGETTGVSETTTSVIVETALFDPIRTAATGRKLGLESDARTRFERGVDPAMVLPGAARAAALITELCGGEAEPLVLAGSLPPPPRSIHLRPERVERLTGVRIEQEEMAGHLGRLGCHVSSSDHGLDVVPPSWRHDLTMETDLVEEVVRLHGYEGIPPCPVRRAEAVGTVVLSPEQRRRGAVRRCLAGRGLAEAVTWSFQSEALAERFGGAALRLANPISSDLVVMRPSVIGNLALAAKRNADRGSAAGGLFEIGPRFLDDTGAQSLAVGIVRFGAAVARHWLAASRPVDAFDVKADVLAALAVAGVDVEKTTVDMPAPSWFHPGRSGVVKLGPKTALASFGELHPALLAELDLSGPVVAAEIYLDDVPLPKAKARGRSGLAVSPFPAVERDFAFVVPADVVADRLIRAIKGADRHLIRAVEVFDVYQGPGIEEGTTSLALSVRLQAQDRTLTESDIEPVVQRIVTAAEKATGARLRH from the coding sequence ATGAAGTTCACATTGCCCTGGCTGCGCGAGCATCTCGAGACCACGGTGCCGCTGGAGGCCCTGCTCGACCGCCTGACCATGCTGGGCCTCGAGGTCGAGGGCGTCGATCACAAAGGCGGCGATCTCGCCGCCTTTACGATTGCCCAGATCACCGGCGTGCGGCAGCACCCCAACGCCGACCGCCTGAACCTGTGCACGGTCGATACCGGCGCGGGCGACATGGAGGTCGTGTGCGGCGCGCCGAACGTGCGGCCTGGGCTCAAGGTCGCGTTCGCCGCGATCGGCACGGTCATTCCCGAGAGCGGCCAGGTGCTGAAGGCATCTAAGATTCGTGGCATCGAAAGCCAGGGCATGATCTGCTCGGCGCGCGAGCTCGGCCTCGGCCAGGATCACGACGGCATCATGGAACTGGCCGACGACGCCACGATCGGCCGCCCGCTGACCGATCTGATCGGCAGCGAAGGGCCGGTGATCGACGTGTCGATCACGCCCAATCGCGGCGACTGCTTCAGCGTGCTCGGCATCGCCCGCGAATTGGCGGCGGCGGAGCAGGGGCGGCTGGTCCCGCGCGAGACGGTCGAGCCCATGAGCGGCAGCGCGACCGATCTGAGCATCCGTCTGGACTTCGCGCCCGAGGACGCGGCCGCCTGTCCGGCCTTCGCCGGCCAGGTCGTCCGCGGCGTGACCAACGGCCCGAGCCCCCGCTGGCTGCAGGACCGCCTGGGCGCGATCGGCCTGCGCCCGATCTCGGCCCTGGTCGACATCACCAACTACCTGACCTTCGACGTCGGCCGGCCGCTGCACGTCTTCGACGCGGACAAGGTCGAGGGACCGCTGGTGCTCCGCCTGGCGCGGCCGGGCGAGACCCTCCTGGCGCTGGACGGCCAGACCTACGAGCTCGATCCCTCGATGACCGTCATCGCCGACGACACCGGCCCGGTCAGCCTGGCCGGGGTCATGGGCGGCGAGACGACCGGCGTGTCCGAAACCACGACCTCGGTCATCGTCGAGACGGCGCTGTTCGATCCAATCCGCACCGCCGCGACCGGCCGCAAGCTCGGGCTCGAGTCGGACGCCCGCACCCGCTTCGAGCGCGGCGTCGATCCGGCCATGGTCCTGCCGGGCGCGGCGCGCGCCGCCGCCTTGATCACCGAGTTGTGCGGTGGCGAGGCCGAGCCTCTGGTCCTCGCCGGCAGCCTGCCGCCGCCGCCGCGGTCGATCCATCTGCGGCCCGAGCGGGTCGAGCGCCTGACCGGCGTGCGCATCGAACAGGAGGAGATGGCCGGCCACCTCGGCCGCCTCGGTTGCCATGTCTCCTCGTCCGATCACGGGCTGGACGTCGTGCCGCCCTCCTGGCGCCACGACCTGACCATGGAGACCGATCTGGTCGAGGAGGTCGTTCGCCTGCACGGCTACGAAGGCATCCCGCCTTGCCCCGTCCGGCGGGCCGAGGCGGTCGGCACGGTCGTCCTGTCGCCGGAGCAGCGCCGGCGCGGTGCGGTCCGCCGGTGCCTTGCCGGGCGTGGTCTCGCCGAGGCGGTGACCTGGTCGTTCCAGTCCGAGGCCCTGGCCGAGCGTTTCGGCGGTGCCGCCTTGCGCCTGGCCAACCCGATCAGCAGCGACCTCGTGGTCATGCGCCCGTCGGTGATCGGCAATCTCGCCCTCGCCGCCAAGCGCAACGCCGATCGTGGCAGCGCGGCCGGCGGGTTGTTCGAGATCGGCCCGCGCTTCCTCGACGACACCGGCGCCCAGAGCCTCGCCGTCGGCATCGTGCGCTTCGGCGCCGCCGTGGCGCGCCATTGGCTGGCGGCCTCTCGCCCGGTCGATGCCTTCGACGTCAAGGCCGACGTCCTGGCGGCGCTTGCCGTCGCGGGCGTCGATGTCGAGAAGACCACGGTCGATATGCCGGCGCCGTCCTGGTTCCATCCCGGCCGGAGCGGCGTGGTCAAGCTCGGACCGAAGACGGCGCTCGCCAGCTTCGGCGAGCTGCATCCCGCGCTTCTTGCCGAGCTGGACCTGAGCGGCCCGGTGGTCGCGGCCGAAATCTACCTGGACGACGTGCCCTTGCCCAAGGCCAAGGCGCGCGGGCGGTCCGGACTGGCCGTCTCGCCTTTCCCGGCGGTCGAGCGCGACTTCGCCTTCGTGGTTCCGGCCGACGTTGTGGCGGATCGGCTCATTCGTGCGATCAAGGGCGCGGATCGTCATCTCATTCGTGCGGTCGAGGTGTTCGACGTGTATCAAGGGCCGGGCATCGAGGAGGGCACGACGTCGCTCGCCTTGTCGGTCCGGCTCCAGGCCCAGGATCGGACACTCACCGAGTCCGACATCGAGCCGGTCGTCCAGCGTATCGTGACCGCCGCCGAGAAGGCGACCGGCGCCCGGCTGCGCCACTAG
- the lepA gene encoding translation elongation factor 4: MIDPKLIRNFAIVAHIDHGKSTLADRLIERCGGLTAREMHAQVLDSMDIERERGITIKAQTVRLNYEAKDGQTYMINLVDTPGHVDFSYEVSRSLRACEGALLLVDATQGVEAQTLANAYQAVEADLEIVPVLNKIDLPAAEPDRIKEQIEDIIGLDATDALMISAKTGVGVPDVLEAVVQRLPAPQGDPEKPVKALLVDSWYDAYLGVITLVRVIDGVLSKGMRIRFMGTEAVHVIDKVGVLTPKPVDQPELGPGQIGFIMAGIKDVADTRVGDTITDDRKPTDTPLPGFRPSQPVVFCGLFPTDAAQFEDLRDSLGKLRLNDASFEFEPETSAALGFGFRCGFLGLLHLEIVQERLGREFDLDLVVTAPSVVYRLFMTSGEMLELHNPADMPDPSLIDHIEEPWIRATILVPDEYLGAVLSLCTEKRGQQIELTYVGARAMLVYRLPLNEVVYDFYDRLKSYSRGYASFDYQLDGYAESDLIKLTILINQEVVDALSIIVHRSNAESRGRAMCARLRDLIPRQMYQVAIQAAIGGRIVARETVKAFRKDVIAKCYGGDVTRKRKLLEKQKAGKKRMRQVGKIDIPQEAFFAALKMDNG, from the coding sequence GTGATCGATCCGAAGCTGATCCGTAACTTCGCGATCGTCGCCCATATCGACCACGGCAAGTCCACGCTTGCCGACCGGCTGATCGAGCGATGCGGCGGCCTCACGGCCCGCGAGATGCATGCCCAGGTGCTCGATTCGATGGACATCGAGCGCGAGCGCGGCATCACGATCAAGGCGCAGACCGTCCGCCTCAACTACGAGGCCAAGGACGGCCAGACCTACATGATCAACCTGGTCGACACGCCGGGCCATGTCGACTTCTCCTATGAGGTCAGCCGCTCGCTACGGGCCTGCGAGGGCGCGCTTCTCCTGGTCGACGCGACCCAGGGCGTCGAGGCTCAGACCCTCGCCAACGCCTACCAGGCGGTCGAGGCCGATCTCGAGATCGTGCCCGTGCTCAACAAGATCGACCTGCCGGCCGCGGAGCCGGACCGGATCAAGGAGCAGATCGAGGACATCATCGGCCTGGACGCGACCGATGCCTTGATGATCTCGGCCAAGACCGGCGTCGGCGTGCCCGACGTCCTGGAGGCCGTGGTCCAGCGCCTGCCCGCGCCGCAGGGCGATCCCGAGAAGCCGGTCAAGGCGCTGCTGGTCGATTCCTGGTACGACGCCTATCTCGGCGTCATCACCCTGGTCCGGGTCATCGACGGCGTGCTGAGCAAGGGCATGCGCATCCGCTTCATGGGGACGGAAGCCGTCCACGTCATCGACAAGGTCGGCGTGCTGACGCCCAAGCCGGTCGATCAGCCGGAGCTGGGGCCAGGCCAGATCGGCTTCATCATGGCCGGCATCAAGGATGTCGCCGACACGCGCGTCGGCGACACGATCACCGACGACCGCAAGCCGACCGACACGCCGTTGCCGGGCTTCCGTCCGTCCCAGCCCGTGGTGTTCTGCGGCCTGTTCCCGACCGACGCGGCCCAGTTCGAGGACCTGCGCGACAGTCTGGGCAAGCTGCGCCTCAACGACGCCAGCTTCGAGTTCGAGCCCGAGACCTCGGCCGCGCTCGGCTTCGGCTTCCGCTGCGGCTTCCTCGGCCTGCTTCACCTCGAGATCGTCCAGGAGCGGCTGGGACGCGAGTTCGACCTCGACCTGGTCGTGACCGCGCCCAGCGTGGTCTATCGCCTGTTCATGACCTCGGGCGAGATGCTCGAGCTGCACAATCCGGCGGACATGCCGGATCCGTCCCTGATCGACCATATCGAGGAGCCGTGGATCCGGGCGACCATCCTGGTGCCGGACGAGTATCTGGGCGCGGTCCTGTCGCTCTGCACGGAGAAGCGCGGCCAGCAGATCGAGCTGACCTATGTCGGCGCGCGCGCGATGCTCGTCTACCGGCTGCCGCTCAACGAGGTGGTCTACGACTTCTACGACCGGCTGAAGTCGTACTCGCGCGGCTATGCCAGCTTCGACTACCAGTTGGACGGCTACGCCGAATCCGATCTCATCAAGCTGACCATCCTGATCAACCAGGAAGTGGTCGACGCCCTGTCGATCATCGTGCACCGCTCGAACGCGGAGAGCCGCGGCCGGGCGATGTGCGCGCGGCTGCGCGACCTCATCCCGCGCCAGATGTACCAAGTGGCGATCCAGGCGGCGATCGGCGGCCGAATCGTCGCGCGCGAGACGGTCAAGGCCTTCCGCAAGGACGTCATCGCCAAGTGCTATGGCGGCGACGTCACCCGCAAGCGCAAGCTGCTGGAGAAGCAGAAGGCCGGCAAGAAGCGGATGCGTCAGGTCGGCAAGATCGACATCCCCCAGGAGGCCTTCTTCGCGGCGCTCAAGATGGACAACGGCTGA